One window from the genome of Flavobacteriales bacterium TMED191 encodes:
- a CDS encoding four-carbon acid sugar kinase family protein, which translates to MIELGVLADDLTGGMMVASLLESEGVECPLVTSVDELAQIAESKATAVVVARKIRLVDAALAQEEAVRAVQALQDIGCKRFFYKYCATFDSTEKGNIGPIADAMLGAVGGRQTIFCPAFPRYTVTLVDGILYLGKTPLGESFKRDDPVTPMTNSNLVEVLQTQSQRKVGLISREILSQGPDAIERHIQDGXATSFYITDAADDEDMARIADFALDWSLTTGADALPVFLARAWQQRDSSIRMTEAKTHLSASPGYEAFIAGSCAAATLSQVAYFEQRHPTFRVDLIKASERSDYVDHILSWAADNIASGPIGVSTSVDVEGLEITQSKLGRQGAADLADRILGEVASGLHXLGVRKFVVAGGXTSGQVMXALXVKQLAVAGFDELSGGYCHQAGNKPTSFVLKAGAIPKDDFFFIAIERLREADMLG; encoded by the coding sequence ATGATTGAACTAGGGGTTTTGGCCGATGATTTAACGGGCGGCATGATGGTCGCTAGCCTGCTAGAAAGTGAGGGTGTCGAGTGCCCTTTAGTTACTTCGGTCGATGAACTTGCNCAGATAGCAGAGTCAAAGGCAACAGCGGTAGTCGTCGCGCGCAAGATTCGGTTGGTGGATGCGGCGCTGGCCCAGGAGGAAGCTGTAAGAGCAGTTCAGGCGCTGCAAGATATCGGTTGTAAGAGGTTTTTCTACAAGTACTGCGCGACTTTCGATTCCACGGAAAAAGGCAACATTGGACCAATAGCTGACGCGATGCTAGGCGCGGTGGGTGGGCGACAGACGATATTTTGTCCCGCATTCCCTCGTTACACTGTGACGCTTGTAGATGGAATTTTATATCTGGGTAAGACGCCATTGGGCGAGTCGTTTAAGCGTGACGATCCAGTAACACCAATGACTAATTCAAACCTTGTTGAGGTTTTGCAAACGCAATCCCAACGGAAAGTTGGGCTGATCTCCCGCGAAATTTTGAGCCAAGGACCGGATGCGATTGAGAGACACATTCAGGATGGCNACGCTACGAGCTTCTACATCACAGATGCTGCGGATGATGAGGACATGGCACGCATTGCTGATTTTGCACTCGACTGGTCATTAACCACTGGCGCCGACGCATTACCGGTCTTTCTCGCGCGCGCTTGGCAACAACGCGACAGCTCCATAAGGATGACCGAAGCAAAAACTCATCTTTCAGCCAGCCCGGGGTATGAGGCTTTTATCGCTGGGAGTTGCGCCGCAGCCACGCTCAGTCAGGTCGCGTATTTTGAGCAACGCCACCCCACATTTCGCGTGGATTTGATTAAAGCGTCGGAGCGATCTGATTATGTCGACCACATCCTGTCGTGGGCGGCTGACAATATTGCCAGCGGGCCTATCGGCGTGAGCACTTCCGTCGATGTGGAAGGACTCGAAATAACGCAGAGCAAGCTGGGACGGCAAGGCGCTGCCGATCTTGCCGATCGAATCCTGGGTGAAGTGGCCAGTGGACTGCATANCTTAGGTGTCCGAAAATTTGTGGTTGCGGGAGGGGANACNTCGGGNCAGGTNATGAGNGCACTNNNTGTCAAACAATTGGCCGTCGCAGGTTTTGATGAGCTTAGCGGGGGATACTGTCATCAAGCAGGAAACAAGCCGACCTCTTTCGTTTTAAAGGCTGGCGCAATACCAAAAGATGATTTTTTCTTCATTGCGATAGAGCGGCTGCGCGAGGCTGACATGCTCGGCTAA
- a CDS encoding aldo/keto reductase gives MQYRDLGGSEIPASIVGLGTYLAGSGNNDGEYITAINKALDHGVTLIDTAPSYGWGHSEQVVGQAIKGRRDDVVIATKCGLWWHDERGSPIGEKXGKDVRLSLRPDTIRIEVEDSLRRLXIETIDLLQCXKPAVEPELTPIEXTMACXAALKEEGKVRAIGISNVSXEQLXRYRXXGELASHQXRYSMLFRAPEDDVLPYCAEHNVASICYMSLEQGLLTGKVGPDRSFNAGDWRANAEQWLPWFRRENRQKLLDMFSGWQDLLEHHNCTIAQLVIAWTAAQPGATHILCGLRTADQGIEAAGAAAILLSESDVQRISSDLTALGNPVTEQLGG, from the coding sequence ATGCAATATAGGGACTTAGGTGGATCAGAGATACCCGCATCTATCGTGGGTTTGGGTACCTACCTGGCCGGTAGCGGTAACAATGACGGAGAGTACATCACCGCAATAAATAAAGCGCTTGACCACGGCGTTACGTTAATTGACACCGCCCCCTCATACGGCTGGGGTCATAGCGAACAGGTGGTTGGACAGGCGATAAAGGGGCGTCGTGACGACGTCGTCATCGCAACCAAATGTGGGTTGTGGTGGCATGATGAGCGNGGCTCACCTATTGGNGAAAAAGANGGCAAAGATGTGAGACTGAGTCTGCGGCCGGACACCATTAGGATCGAAGTTGAGGACAGCTTACGTAGGCTAGNTATAGAAACAATTGACCTGCTGCAGTGTCANAAGCCTGCTGTGGAGCCTGAGTTGACNCCGATCGAGGANACTATGGCCTGCNTGGCGGCNCTAAAGGAGGAAGGTAAGGTCCGNGCGATTGGTATTTCCAATGTCTCCATNGAGCAATTAGANCGGTACCGGNTCNCAGGCGAGCTTGCCAGCCATCAGTNTCGATACAGCATGTTGTTTCGCGCACCCGAGGATGACGTCTTGCCATATTGCGCTGAGCATAATGTCGCGAGTATTTGCTACATGTCACTGGAGCAAGGTCTTTTGACCGGTAAAGTCGGCCCAGATCGCAGTTTCAATGCGGGGGATTGGCGCGCAAATGCAGAGCAGTGGCTACCATGGTTCAGGCGAGAGAACCGGCAGAAGTTATTAGATATGTTCTCAGGTTGGCAGGATCTGCTCGAGCACCACAATTGTACAATCGCGCAACTGGTCATAGCGTGGACCGCAGCCCAGCCTGGCGCCACACATATTTTGTGCGGATTACGGACTGCAGACCAAGGCATTGAGGCTGCCGGTGCTGCTGCCATTCTGCTCAGCGAGAGTGATGTTCAACGCATAAGTAGCGACCTGACCGCTCTCGGTAATCCCGTCACAGAACAGCTCGGAGGTTAG